The following are encoded in a window of Salinibacter ruber DSM 13855 genomic DNA:
- a CDS encoding DUF3667 domain-containing protein — protein MSSIPDGDASTGTSSSAPSGAAQPPAVPETCANCGQTFVGDYCPACGQRAEPELSIISILGGFVRELIDTERGLWRTFRDLTLHPGTAVRAYLAGARQPFTNPGRYLLVGAIVTTVASAALQGIGAPDHNIGRFAVHVAQGFTKGAAEDSGEAAAASLEGTAWGAAVQDLEQLGAYPALALVLIAGLVGLLYWALFRRDTNVPAEAFAVGTYATAHAVILYQCADCILELLVHHGALGARLSTAFDWGSQALLFVYPGVLTYGCFGASVWNGIKGSLGLAWGYTEAAPVSIVGLAGYAEWLLWAYPDAYSGSGPGGVIVAVAFAAVLLLVHGAFELYARYRHGGHSA, from the coding sequence ATGTCCTCAATTCCGGATGGCGACGCCAGCACCGGCACAAGCAGCTCAGCCCCCTCAGGCGCGGCGCAGCCGCCCGCGGTGCCCGAGACCTGCGCCAACTGCGGGCAGACCTTCGTGGGAGACTACTGTCCGGCCTGTGGACAGCGGGCGGAGCCGGAGCTTTCCATCATCAGCATTCTCGGCGGGTTCGTCCGCGAGCTTATTGACACGGAACGCGGGCTCTGGCGAACCTTCAGGGACCTCACGCTCCACCCCGGTACGGCCGTGCGGGCCTACCTGGCGGGGGCACGACAACCGTTCACGAACCCGGGGCGCTACCTGCTGGTCGGCGCCATCGTCACTACAGTCGCTTCTGCAGCGTTGCAGGGAATTGGTGCCCCAGACCACAACATTGGACGATTCGCTGTACACGTCGCACAGGGCTTTACGAAGGGCGCGGCCGAGGATTCAGGGGAAGCAGCGGCCGCCTCTCTCGAAGGAACCGCGTGGGGCGCGGCCGTTCAGGATCTCGAGCAGCTCGGCGCGTATCCTGCTCTGGCGCTCGTGCTGATCGCGGGGCTCGTTGGGCTCCTTTACTGGGCTTTGTTTCGCCGAGACACGAACGTTCCGGCCGAAGCCTTCGCCGTCGGGACGTACGCCACCGCCCACGCGGTCATCCTCTACCAGTGTGCCGACTGCATCCTCGAACTCCTCGTGCACCACGGAGCGCTCGGGGCTCGACTCTCGACTGCGTTCGATTGGGGATCCCAGGCGCTTCTCTTCGTCTATCCGGGTGTTCTTACGTACGGATGCTTTGGGGCAAGCGTGTGGAACGGAATCAAGGGAAGCCTCGGATTGGCATGGGGATACACTGAGGCCGCTCCGGTGTCAATTGTGGGCCTCGCAGGATACGCCGAATGGCTGCTCTGGGCGTATCCGGACGCCTACTCTGGGAGCGGACCTGGTGGGGTTATCGTAGCGGTGGCATTCGCGGCCGTTCTTCTTCTCGTGCATGGAGCCTTTGAACTCTATGCTCGCTACCGGCACGGGGGGCACTCGGCCTAG
- the thiE gene encoding thiamine phosphate synthase: MENTSTNGEPARAEKSIGRLHVLTDFHLQQDRSHAELARLAIRGGADTIQFRQKHGGIQNKLLEARKVATVCADASTPLLIDDHLDIAQATDADGVHLGQDDFPIDAARSVLGPSPIIGGTASKPHEAAEAYEQGADYIGFGPVFPTTSKRNPKSVKGPDGLADACEAVPIPVIAIGGITHDRVRSVLEAGAHGVAVLSAVDTARNPEQATARFRAAIDGVLREADS, encoded by the coding sequence ATGGAGAATACGTCCACCAACGGGGAGCCCGCCCGCGCCGAAAAATCGATCGGCCGCCTGCACGTGCTGACCGACTTCCACCTTCAGCAGGATCGCTCCCACGCCGAGCTGGCCCGCCTCGCCATTCGGGGCGGGGCCGACACCATTCAGTTTCGGCAGAAGCACGGCGGCATCCAGAACAAGCTCCTGGAGGCGCGCAAGGTCGCCACGGTGTGTGCCGACGCCTCCACGCCGCTCCTGATCGACGACCATCTCGACATCGCGCAGGCCACCGATGCCGACGGGGTGCACCTTGGGCAGGACGACTTTCCGATCGACGCGGCCCGCTCGGTGCTGGGCCCCTCCCCCATCATCGGCGGCACGGCCAGCAAGCCCCACGAGGCAGCGGAGGCCTACGAACAAGGGGCCGACTACATCGGCTTCGGGCCGGTCTTTCCCACGACCTCGAAGCGCAACCCAAAGTCCGTGAAGGGCCCCGACGGCCTGGCCGACGCGTGTGAGGCCGTTCCCATCCCGGTCATCGCAATCGGGGGCATCACCCACGATCGGGTGCGGAGCGTTCTGGAGGCGGGCGCCCACGGCGTCGCCGTCTTGTCCGCTGTCGACACGGCCCGCAACCCCGAGCAGGCGACCGCCCGCTTCCGGGCCGCCATCGACGGCGTGCTTCGCGAGGCGGACTCGTGA
- a CDS encoding uroporphyrinogen-III synthase — translation MSAAPDVILLRSADDEAPDRYRAALREAGLRAVCEPVLAFTFPRQAQLRDRLAAPDPYAGLLATSPRATVALEQVFASHEALADGWADRLAYAVGPKTAARLRALGLRARGDDTGTADALAARIVKDDPDAPLLFLSGNRRRETLPEALRAAEVRFDELVVYETHARTDLDVPARGRASWLVFFSPSGLEAVTRAEGVDVQAHRLAAIGPTTAEALEGDGHAVEAVADEPSPDGLVAALQRAGARSS, via the coding sequence ATGAGCGCCGCTCCCGACGTCATCCTTCTCCGGTCGGCGGACGATGAAGCCCCGGACCGGTACCGGGCCGCCTTGCGCGAGGCGGGGCTGCGGGCGGTCTGCGAGCCTGTACTCGCCTTCACGTTCCCCCGACAGGCACAGCTCCGCGACCGGCTGGCCGCACCCGACCCGTACGCGGGGCTCCTCGCCACCAGTCCGCGGGCCACTGTCGCCCTCGAACAGGTGTTTGCGTCCCACGAAGCACTCGCGGACGGATGGGCGGACCGCCTGGCGTACGCGGTGGGGCCGAAAACCGCGGCCCGCCTGCGGGCGCTGGGACTCCGTGCCCGCGGGGACGATACAGGCACTGCGGACGCCCTGGCCGCGCGCATCGTCAAGGACGATCCGGACGCGCCCCTGCTCTTCCTGTCCGGGAATCGACGGCGTGAGACGTTGCCGGAGGCCCTGCGGGCCGCGGAGGTCCGTTTCGACGAGCTGGTGGTGTACGAGACGCACGCCCGCACTGATCTCGACGTGCCGGCGCGGGGGAGGGCGTCCTGGCTCGTCTTTTTCAGCCCGTCCGGCTTGGAAGCGGTGACCCGCGCGGAGGGGGTAGACGTGCAGGCCCATCGGCTCGCGGCCATCGGGCCGACCACGGCGGAGGCCCTAGAGGGCGACGGGCACGCCGTGGAGGCGGTGGCGGACGAGCCGTCTCCGGATGGGCTCGTGGCGGCCCTTCAGCGGGCAGGCGCGCGTTCCTCCTGA
- the hemC gene encoding hydroxymethylbilane synthase yields the protein MSISDPLVLGTRGSELALRQANVVRSRLEAAGHRVELETITTRGDEATDTPISEIGDEAVFTKELDRALLQGGVDLAVHSLKDIPSTVPSGLALAAIGEREDPRDAFVAHPSFDGHLHDLPEGATVATASLRRTAQLLTWRSDLEVVPVRGNVDTRLEKLGESDWTGMVLAVAGLVRLGLSLHIRDRIDPSLIVPAVGQGALGIACREDQDALRDLLRETLHHAPSGHAANAERAFLKKVGGGCQVPLGAWAHIDDGTLVLDACIAALDGSEHYRDERRCAPEDGAAVGRKLAADLLAMGGDHILDDVLGESREGTSNSPFRP from the coding sequence ATGTCGATTTCCGACCCGCTTGTTCTCGGCACCCGAGGTAGTGAACTTGCCCTTCGGCAGGCCAACGTCGTGCGGTCGAGACTCGAAGCGGCTGGGCACCGCGTCGAGCTGGAGACCATCACGACGCGCGGCGACGAGGCGACGGACACGCCCATCTCGGAGATCGGGGACGAGGCGGTCTTCACCAAGGAGCTGGACCGTGCCTTGCTCCAGGGAGGTGTAGATCTGGCCGTCCACTCCCTCAAAGACATCCCGTCGACGGTCCCGTCGGGGCTCGCACTAGCCGCGATCGGGGAGCGCGAAGACCCGCGGGATGCGTTCGTCGCGCACCCGTCCTTCGACGGGCACCTCCACGACCTGCCGGAGGGGGCCACGGTGGCGACCGCCTCGCTCCGCCGCACGGCCCAGCTGCTCACCTGGCGGTCCGACCTTGAGGTCGTGCCGGTTCGGGGCAACGTGGACACCCGCCTCGAGAAACTGGGCGAGAGCGACTGGACGGGAATGGTGCTGGCGGTGGCGGGCCTCGTGCGGCTCGGGCTGTCGCTTCACATTCGCGACCGGATCGATCCGTCGCTCATTGTGCCGGCGGTGGGGCAGGGGGCGCTCGGCATCGCGTGCCGGGAGGATCAGGATGCGCTCCGCGACCTGCTTCGGGAGACCCTCCACCACGCCCCCAGTGGGCATGCCGCGAACGCGGAGCGGGCCTTTTTGAAAAAGGTGGGCGGGGGGTGTCAGGTGCCGCTCGGGGCGTGGGCCCACATCGACGACGGCACGCTGGTGCTGGACGCCTGCATTGCCGCCCTCGACGGCAGCGAGCACTACCGCGACGAGCGGCGCTGCGCGCCGGAGGACGGGGCGGCCGTCGGGCGGAAGCTGGCTGCCGACCTGCTGGCGATGGGGGGCGACCACATCCTCGACGACGTGCTCGGCGAAAGCCGGGAGGGGACGTCGAACTCTCCCTTCCGGCCCTGA